Proteins encoded within one genomic window of Nitrospira sp.:
- a CDS encoding 3-oxoacyl-ACP synthase, with protein sequence MTAAHFAAKRLKLLGTGRSLPGPPVSNETLCEALESACHPRAGRRARSIAYRLGITHRHVSRDLHVPLSGTRITMQAPQLCHAALFEAMVEAGIDIASVDYLIGHTSSPHTLLPPNIAWVADELQYTGPYLELRQACTGFANGLQIASAMAAANALQAIAIVGSETGSPYFGMSDAFLSNEQLVNYVQMGDGAGAVVVGQDDGSEDQIISHIFLGQIGLGREPGFFIEGGGSSQPQCSMQVPVFRHHVQTVREHGGELFVRGVEAMVQRGHSLGEFDWILPHQANGHLAHLFSQYFDVPEEKIYVTADKLGNLGSAAIWVSLDLLRRSGNLKKGQRVLILGAEASKFLFGGFVYQH encoded by the coding sequence GTGACGGCTGCGCACTTTGCGGCGAAACGCCTGAAGCTGCTCGGTACTGGTCGGAGCCTGCCGGGGCCTCCGGTCAGCAATGAAACGTTGTGTGAAGCGCTGGAGAGCGCCTGCCATCCTCGCGCGGGGCGACGTGCCAGAAGTATTGCCTATCGGCTTGGGATCACCCATCGTCATGTCAGCCGCGATTTACACGTTCCACTCAGTGGCACACGTATCACCATGCAGGCGCCGCAGTTGTGCCACGCTGCGCTTTTCGAAGCGATGGTGGAAGCGGGAATCGACATCGCTTCGGTCGATTACCTTATTGGCCATACATCATCCCCTCACACCCTTTTGCCACCCAATATCGCGTGGGTTGCCGACGAGCTTCAGTACACGGGTCCTTATCTGGAACTGCGTCAGGCATGTACTGGTTTTGCCAACGGGTTGCAGATCGCGTCGGCAATGGCAGCCGCAAACGCCCTTCAGGCAATCGCGATTGTCGGAAGTGAAACCGGGTCTCCGTATTTTGGCATGTCCGATGCGTTTCTTAGCAATGAACAACTCGTGAATTACGTCCAGATGGGTGATGGCGCCGGCGCTGTGGTCGTTGGGCAGGACGATGGATCTGAGGACCAGATCATCTCTCATATCTTTCTCGGTCAGATTGGTCTTGGGCGGGAACCAGGATTCTTCATTGAAGGCGGGGGGTCTTCTCAGCCGCAGTGCAGCATGCAGGTGCCTGTGTTTCGACATCACGTGCAAACCGTGCGAGAGCATGGGGGAGAGCTGTTCGTGCGTGGCGTCGAGGCTATGGTGCAACGCGGACATTCTCTGGGGGAGTTTGATTGGATTTTGCCCCATCAGGCCAATGGACATCTGGCCCATCTTTTCAGCCAATACTTTGACGTGCCCGAAGAGAAGATCTATGTCACCGCGGACAAACTGGGGAATCTGGGGTCAGCGGCGATTTGGGTCAGTCTCGATCTGCTACGCCGATCTGGGAACCTGAAAAAAGGGCAACGCGTTCTCATATTGGGCGCCGAAGCGAGCAAATTCTTGTTTGGTGGATTTGTGTATCAACACTGA
- a CDS encoding mercuric reductase has protein sequence MNEHDQSLILPNDEYNQQLVANVHPSDWVNPEPTGRYNIVVVGAGTAGLITAVIAASLGAKVALIEKHLMGGDCLNVGCVPSKGMIRAARAWADLRKATEYGVHIPAGVTYDFGAVMARMRKLRARISHNDSAQRYTKLGVDVYIGSGRFTGSDTIQVEGPAGHRTLTFAKAAICTGARAATLPTPGLKEAGYLTNETVFSLTELPPRIGVIGAGPIGCELAQSFARFGSHVYLIEAGHGIMPNEDRDAADIVEQQMLRDGVTLLCCGKELTVHKTDNGKQLTVESHDRRHDVIVDEILVGVGRTPNVEKIGLEAAGVVYDKNGIKVDARLQTSNPNIYSAGDVCSRYKFTHAADAMAQIVIQNALFPHPFGLGYASIDSVNMPWCTFTDPEIAHVGMYEKNAKEKGLEVETYTYKLDEVDRAILDGEDEGFARIHIQKGTDKIVGATIVAAHAGEMISEFSVAMKAGGGAKTIAGTIHPYPTQAEVNKKVVNLWRKAHFTQSTKNILTKLFVWMRRG, from the coding sequence ATGAATGAGCACGATCAGTCTCTGATCCTTCCGAACGATGAGTATAATCAGCAGCTTGTTGCCAATGTGCATCCGTCTGACTGGGTCAATCCCGAGCCGACCGGCCGCTACAACATCGTCGTGGTTGGAGCGGGAACTGCCGGATTGATCACGGCCGTCATCGCCGCGAGCCTTGGAGCCAAGGTCGCATTGATCGAGAAACATTTGATGGGTGGGGACTGTCTCAATGTCGGATGCGTCCCGTCGAAAGGCATGATCCGAGCAGCGAGGGCCTGGGCGGATCTACGGAAGGCCACGGAATACGGCGTCCATATTCCCGCCGGGGTGACGTATGACTTCGGTGCGGTCATGGCTCGGATGCGCAAGCTGCGTGCCCGCATTAGTCACAACGACTCTGCCCAGCGCTATACGAAACTCGGCGTCGACGTGTACATCGGCAGCGGTCGATTTACCGGTTCTGACACGATCCAGGTCGAAGGTCCGGCAGGACATCGAACCCTGACCTTTGCAAAAGCAGCTATTTGCACAGGAGCACGTGCCGCAACGCTCCCGACGCCTGGCTTGAAGGAGGCCGGGTATCTCACCAATGAAACTGTGTTCTCTTTGACGGAACTGCCGCCGCGTATCGGCGTCATCGGGGCAGGACCGATCGGATGCGAATTGGCACAGTCCTTTGCCCGATTCGGAAGCCACGTCTATCTGATCGAAGCCGGGCACGGCATCATGCCGAACGAGGATCGCGACGCAGCCGATATCGTCGAACAACAGATGTTGCGCGACGGTGTGACGCTGCTTTGTTGCGGAAAAGAGTTGACGGTACACAAGACAGATAACGGCAAACAGCTGACCGTCGAGTCACATGACCGGCGGCATGACGTGATAGTCGATGAAATTCTTGTCGGAGTCGGACGGACACCCAATGTGGAGAAGATCGGATTGGAAGCAGCTGGAGTCGTATATGACAAGAACGGGATCAAGGTCGATGCCAGATTGCAGACATCGAATCCGAATATCTACTCGGCGGGCGACGTCTGCTCTCGCTATAAGTTTACACATGCCGCTGATGCCATGGCCCAAATCGTCATCCAGAATGCGCTGTTTCCTCACCCCTTCGGGTTGGGGTACGCCAGCATCGACTCGGTGAACATGCCCTGGTGTACGTTCACTGATCCAGAAATTGCCCATGTCGGAATGTATGAGAAGAACGCGAAGGAAAAGGGCCTCGAGGTGGAAACCTATACATATAAATTGGATGAGGTTGATCGGGCTATCTTGGATGGAGAGGACGAAGGGTTCGCCAGAATTCACATCCAGAAAGGGACGGACAAGATTGTGGGCGCCACGATTGTCGCAGCCCATGCCGGCGAGATGATCAGTGAATTCTCCGTGGCGATGAAAGCGGGCGGAGGAGCCAAAACGATCGCCGGGACCATCCATCCCTATCCTACCCAAGCCGAGGTAAATAAAAAGGTGGTCAACCTCTGGCGCAAAGCTCACTTTACACAGAGCACAAAAAACATTCTGACCAAGCTGTTCGTATGGATGAGAAGGGGATGA
- a CDS encoding TVP38/TMEM64 family protein, giving the protein MIRQDAIMTTQISPHVESKKPSPGKIVIALAIVLAIGAFFYFDFGQFLSLTALKDNRDSLLAFTDANFVSAVGIFIAAYVIVAGLSLPGAVILTLAGGFLFGATMAALFINVGATTGATLAFLTARHLLRDTVEQKFGKWLGPFQEGFAKNAFSYLLTLRLIPLFPFFVVNLVSGLTRVNVGTYIAATALGIIPGSFVYAYAGRQLGTINSLQEIASPNVIGAFVLLGFLALVPVIYKRVTAKRA; this is encoded by the coding sequence ATGATACGCCAGGATGCCATTATGACCACCCAGATTTCACCTCACGTTGAATCTAAGAAGCCAAGCCCAGGCAAGATCGTTATTGCGCTGGCGATCGTGCTGGCCATCGGTGCGTTTTTCTATTTCGATTTCGGACAGTTCTTGTCGTTGACCGCGTTGAAAGACAATCGAGACAGTTTGCTGGCATTCACGGATGCCAACTTTGTCTCAGCGGTGGGGATCTTCATCGCTGCGTATGTGATCGTTGCAGGGTTGTCGTTGCCGGGCGCAGTCATTCTGACTTTGGCCGGTGGGTTCTTGTTCGGTGCCACCATGGCGGCGCTGTTCATTAATGTCGGGGCGACTACAGGTGCAACACTGGCGTTTCTGACCGCTCGGCATTTGTTACGGGATACGGTCGAACAGAAGTTCGGCAAGTGGCTCGGGCCATTCCAAGAGGGATTTGCCAAGAACGCGTTCAGCTACTTGTTGACCTTGCGACTCATCCCACTCTTCCCTTTCTTCGTGGTGAACCTTGTGTCTGGACTCACGCGCGTAAACGTCGGGACCTATATCGCCGCGACGGCACTCGGCATCATTCCCGGTTCGTTCGTCTATGCCTATGCGGGACGCCAACTTGGGACGATCAATTCGTTACAGGAAATTGCATCGCCGAACGTGATTGGTGCCTTTGTGCTGCTGGGATTCCTGGCATTGGTGCCCGTCATTTATAAGAGAGTGACGGCCAAACGAGCGTGA
- a CDS encoding sulfite oxidase-like oxidoreductase produces MDESSKLTRTKEQWAKARRGGEEREVFYAGDERLPPGQHLVDNFPVLDLGFKPEIPLGEWRLSIGGFVATPLTWTWEQFLAQPQFKDRSDFHCVTSWSRYDNDWEGVSFKHIMSVVKPLSLARFVLFKSCDDYTTNLPLEACDDDDVLIAHSWNGKPLSRDHGGPVRVIVPKRYAWKGAKWVKEITFSDKDEKGFWEVRGYSNTGFPWKNDRYG; encoded by the coding sequence ATGGACGAATCAAGCAAATTGACCAGGACCAAAGAACAATGGGCCAAGGCTCGTCGAGGTGGAGAAGAACGCGAAGTGTTCTATGCAGGAGATGAGCGCCTCCCTCCCGGCCAACACCTCGTTGACAACTTTCCCGTGCTGGATCTCGGCTTCAAGCCCGAGATTCCTTTAGGCGAATGGAGACTCAGCATCGGCGGATTTGTCGCCACCCCTCTTACCTGGACATGGGAACAATTCTTGGCACAACCCCAATTCAAAGACCGGTCGGATTTCCATTGCGTCACTTCATGGAGCCGTTATGACAACGACTGGGAGGGCGTGAGCTTCAAGCACATCATGTCCGTGGTGAAACCGCTGTCACTTGCCCGATTTGTCCTATTCAAGTCTTGCGACGATTACACCACGAACCTTCCGCTTGAAGCCTGTGACGATGACGATGTGCTGATCGCCCATAGCTGGAATGGCAAACCTCTCTCCCGAGACCATGGTGGTCCGGTCCGTGTGATCGTCCCCAAACGGTATGCCTGGAAGGGAGCGAAGTGGGTGAAGGAAATTACGTTTTCAGATAAAGATGAGAAAGGGTTTTGGGAAGTCCGCGGGTATTCGAACACCGGGTTTCCGTGGAAGAACGATCGCTATGGGTAG
- a CDS encoding DUF1318 domain-containing protein, protein MFIARLTIAVCVTIIWAVVTSSAFALSLDEAKANGLVGEKANGYLGAVNPSNAEAQALIEDVNRKRRQAYEDIAKRNSTNIRAVETLAGEKAVQNTKPGNFVEGPGGWSKK, encoded by the coding sequence ATGTTCATTGCACGGCTGACCATCGCGGTGTGTGTGACGATCATATGGGCAGTAGTCACTTCGTCTGCGTTCGCACTCTCATTGGATGAAGCGAAAGCAAACGGGTTGGTCGGAGAAAAGGCCAATGGCTACCTGGGGGCAGTGAACCCGTCCAATGCCGAAGCCCAAGCATTGATCGAAGACGTGAATCGGAAACGGCGGCAGGCCTATGAAGATATTGCAAAGCGAAACAGCACCAATATTCGAGCCGTCGAAACGCTCGCCGGAGAAAAAGCCGTTCAGAATACCAAACCAGGAAACTTCGTCGAAGGTCCTGGTGGGTGGAGCAAGAAATAA
- a CDS encoding YnbE family lipoprotein: MRRTMQSETIRIGAGVLAWLSLLLSVGACTPRVEVTAPDKPITINLNVKIDHEIRLKVDKDLEQVLSNDSGLF; the protein is encoded by the coding sequence ATGAGGCGGACCATGCAGAGCGAAACCATTCGGATAGGTGCCGGAGTACTGGCGTGGCTCTCTCTGCTCCTGAGCGTGGGTGCCTGCACCCCGCGAGTCGAGGTGACTGCGCCAGACAAACCGATTACGATTAATCTCAATGTGAAGATCGATCACGAGATTCGGCTGAAAGTCGACAAGGACTTGGAGCAGGTTCTGTCGAATGACAGCGGACTATTCTAG
- a CDS encoding DUF3565 domain-containing protein: MQQPIIGYHQDEHGDWVADLTCGHGQHVRHQPPFINRPWVLTVAGREQHLGTHLSCKKCEEPAAESPPTSG; the protein is encoded by the coding sequence ATGCAACAGCCGATCATTGGATATCACCAGGACGAACACGGCGATTGGGTGGCCGATCTGACCTGTGGTCATGGGCAGCACGTACGGCATCAGCCCCCCTTCATCAATCGCCCGTGGGTACTCACCGTCGCAGGGCGTGAGCAACATCTGGGCACCCATCTGAGCTGTAAGAAGTGCGAGGAACCGGCTGCTGAATCTCCTCCGACTTCAGGATAA
- a CDS encoding heme-binding protein, giving the protein MSRLVVAATIILSLAGLPAPPSTSANELPKESVLPLGTANKAIQAALEACKKDGYRVSVAVVDRAGVLRALGRADGAGSHTVDSSRKKAYTAASLRRPTSELADLIIKVPTLQALRDINGEILILGGGLPIEISGEVIGGIGVGGAPGAHLDDVCAQEGLDAIGAAPKVPASK; this is encoded by the coding sequence ATGAGTCGCCTAGTCGTTGCTGCAACGATAATACTGTCTCTCGCAGGGCTACCAGCGCCACCGTCAACATCTGCAAACGAGCTTCCAAAAGAATCTGTCTTACCACTTGGGACAGCGAATAAGGCAATTCAGGCCGCATTGGAGGCCTGCAAGAAAGACGGCTATCGAGTGAGCGTGGCCGTAGTTGATCGAGCTGGCGTGCTTCGTGCACTGGGACGTGCCGATGGTGCCGGATCACACACGGTCGATAGTAGCCGGAAGAAGGCCTACACGGCAGCCAGTCTGCGACGCCCAACCAGCGAGTTAGCCGATCTCATCATAAAAGTCCCTACGCTGCAGGCGCTTCGAGACATCAACGGCGAGATTCTTATCCTGGGCGGAGGACTGCCCATCGAAATCAGCGGAGAAGTGATCGGGGGAATCGGTGTCGGTGGAGCACCAGGTGCCCATCTGGATGATGTGTGCGCTCAGGAGGGGCTTGATGCCATCGGTGCGGCCCCAAAGGTTCCGGCGTCCAAGTGA
- a CDS encoding glycogen debranching protein gives MYEETRQSSLSGVVERMRVEKATCQNLDRALHVEWLETNGRGGFASGTIAGANTRRYHALLLTARRPPTNRYVLVNHIEEWVQIGHEEFSLSTNLYPGAIHPNGYAHCTSFSSTPWPTWTFAWKDQQIQREIFCVRGRDIVIIRWTLMGTQSAPIVLRVRPMLTGREYHGLHHKNEILSTLAVIGQQCVTWSPYDSLPAVRAFHSGTYHHEPDWYRHVQFPLEQQRGLDCEEDWWSPGEFMFELKPRTAHTLTLTSDKNDSLDITRLISSERVRRGRLQQSAPAADPLAETFRQAAETFIAVRDTKQTVIAGYPWFTDWGRDTFISLPGLCLVTGRHDVARHIIESFAAHVSNGMVPNRFPDSGEEPEYNTIDASLWFIYAVDRYLAYSGHTMSIRSVAWPAVKQILDGYRQGTRYDIHMDERDGLIAGGTLDTQLTWMDAKIGDWVVTPRSGKPVEIQALWMRALDVGARLAADYGESEFALACLKDRGRAVESFRKRFWHEKGQYLYDTIDGPEGDDPSIRPNQVYAISLCDDLLTKEQAKHVLHTMKDHLLTPVGLRTLSPQDSRYRPRYEGGPMERDSAYHQGTVWPFLLGPFVTAWVKTFGDTAETRTEARAFLNGIEAHLQEACLGHVSEIFDGDPPHQPRGCPAQAWSIAEPLRAMVEELGAVITTTKARSIGQKRAAEL, from the coding sequence ATGTACGAGGAAACCAGGCAATCCTCGCTGTCCGGGGTGGTGGAGAGGATGAGAGTTGAGAAAGCAACTTGTCAAAATCTTGATCGCGCACTACACGTTGAATGGTTGGAGACAAACGGTCGCGGTGGGTTTGCCTCAGGGACCATTGCTGGTGCCAATACGCGTCGGTACCATGCGCTATTATTGACGGCGCGCCGACCACCAACCAATCGGTATGTACTGGTCAATCACATCGAGGAATGGGTTCAGATCGGTCACGAGGAGTTTTCTCTCTCCACCAACCTGTATCCAGGAGCAATCCACCCCAATGGATACGCACACTGCACCTCATTCTCATCAACCCCCTGGCCGACATGGACGTTCGCTTGGAAGGACCAACAAATCCAGCGTGAAATCTTCTGTGTCCGAGGACGAGACATTGTCATCATTCGATGGACGTTGATGGGCACACAGAGTGCGCCTATCGTACTGAGAGTGCGACCGATGCTAACCGGACGTGAGTATCATGGCCTGCATCACAAAAACGAAATTCTTTCAACGTTGGCCGTGATTGGCCAACAGTGCGTAACCTGGTCTCCCTACGACAGTCTGCCGGCTGTCCGAGCTTTCCATTCAGGTACCTATCACCATGAACCAGATTGGTATCGGCATGTGCAGTTTCCTCTGGAGCAACAGCGGGGACTTGATTGTGAGGAAGACTGGTGGTCACCGGGCGAGTTCATGTTCGAGCTGAAACCTAGGACAGCGCATACACTCACACTTACCAGCGACAAGAATGATAGCCTCGACATCACTCGGCTCATCTCCAGCGAACGCGTGCGACGTGGACGGTTGCAACAGTCTGCGCCAGCCGCCGATCCGTTGGCCGAGACATTCCGGCAGGCGGCAGAAACGTTTATTGCTGTGCGAGACACGAAACAGACAGTCATCGCTGGGTATCCGTGGTTTACGGATTGGGGGAGAGACACCTTCATCTCCCTTCCAGGGCTGTGCCTCGTCACGGGGCGGCATGACGTTGCCCGACACATCATCGAATCATTCGCTGCTCATGTTTCCAACGGGATGGTACCCAACCGTTTTCCTGATAGTGGTGAGGAGCCGGAGTACAACACGATTGATGCATCACTGTGGTTCATCTATGCCGTCGACCGGTATCTTGCGTACAGTGGTCATACGATGAGCATCAGATCCGTCGCATGGCCTGCGGTTAAACAGATTCTCGATGGCTACCGGCAAGGCACTCGATACGACATCCATATGGATGAAAGGGATGGGCTCATCGCTGGTGGAACGCTCGATACTCAACTCACGTGGATGGATGCCAAAATCGGTGACTGGGTCGTCACACCTCGGTCCGGAAAGCCGGTAGAAATTCAGGCGCTGTGGATGAGGGCGCTGGACGTTGGCGCACGTCTGGCTGCTGACTATGGCGAGTCAGAGTTCGCCCTGGCCTGCCTGAAAGATCGGGGGCGCGCGGTGGAATCTTTCCGTAAGAGATTCTGGCACGAAAAGGGACAATACTTGTACGATACCATCGATGGTCCTGAGGGAGACGACCCATCAATTCGTCCCAATCAGGTGTATGCCATCTCCCTCTGTGATGATCTGCTGACGAAGGAGCAGGCCAAGCATGTGCTTCACACGATGAAAGACCACCTTCTCACGCCAGTGGGGCTGAGAACATTGTCACCACAGGACAGTCGGTATCGCCCACGGTACGAGGGTGGGCCTATGGAACGAGATAGCGCCTATCATCAGGGGACAGTCTGGCCATTCCTCTTGGGTCCTTTTGTGACGGCCTGGGTGAAAACGTTTGGAGATACGGCCGAAACAAGGACTGAGGCGCGAGCCTTCCTCAACGGAATAGAGGCCCACTTACAAGAGGCCTGTCTCGGACACGTGTCGGAGATTTTCGACGGAGACCCACCACACCAGCCACGAGGCTGTCCGGCGCAGGCCTGGTCGATCGCGGAGCCGCTCCGTGCCATGGTCGAGGAGCTGGGGGCGGTAATTACGACTACCAAGGCTCGATCGATCGGCCAGAAACGGGCAGCCGAACTCTAA
- a CDS encoding glucosidase: MEKPARTASRTEVSRLAEQQRLEEDAARRQHWKRWGPYLSERAWGTVREDYSPYGTAWEAFPHDHARSRAYRWNEDGLGGISDRHQYICFAIALWNGRDPILKERVFGVTGNEGNHGEDVKEYYFYLDSTPTHSYMKYLYKYPQAEFPYARLIEENHRRQRGDVEYELIDTGVFDENRYFDVVVEYAKTTPEDLFVRIHVTNRGPASAELTLLPTLWFRNTWAWGIDARRPRMRAGKPVQGMSVIEFDHEYYGQRRLWCEGTPPLLFTENETNTRRLYGDQEGSTHVKDSFHDYVIHGQKDAINPEQIGSKAAAHYVLTLPPGASEIIRLRLTDQDNAEGFETSTCDGLFTQRIREANEFYDELAPPDLSEDARRVQRQAFAGLLWSKQFYHYDLRRWLLGDPGMPDPPQERLHGRNSDWAHLYNADVISMPDKWEYPWYAAWDLAFHCIPLALVDSTFAKEQLLLMLREWYMHPNGQIPAYEWAFGDVNPPVHAWAAWRVYKIEKKRKGFGDRVFLERVFHKLLLNFTWWVNRKDAEGKNIFQGGFLGLDNIGVFDRSAPLPTGGHIEQSDATSWMGMYCLNMLSIALELARDNRAYEDVASKFFEHFVYICRAMNNIGGENIELWNREDGFFYDVLHLPDGHTCPLKVRSLVGLIPLFAVETLDSELIDKLPRFKHRMQWFIENRPDFSAHVETHSKDGEVRRFLSLVNPTRLKSVLRYMLDEEEFLSPYGIRALSRYHKDHPYVLSIMGSDYRVDYEPAESSTGVFGGNSNWRGPIWFPVNYLLIESLQKFHYFLGNEYKVECPVRSGHLVPLNEVAAEISRRLTHIFLRDNTGRRPVYGSTRKFQDDPFWRDAILFYEYFHGDNGAGVGASHQTGWTGLVAKLIQQSGE, translated from the coding sequence GTGGAAAAACCGGCTCGGACAGCTTCTCGCACTGAGGTTTCCCGGCTTGCCGAGCAGCAGCGTCTTGAGGAAGATGCCGCCAGGAGGCAGCATTGGAAACGATGGGGGCCCTACCTGAGTGAACGTGCCTGGGGAACGGTGCGTGAGGACTACAGCCCTTACGGAACGGCTTGGGAAGCCTTTCCTCATGATCATGCTCGCTCCCGCGCCTACCGGTGGAATGAAGACGGGCTTGGCGGGATTTCAGATCGTCACCAATACATCTGTTTTGCCATCGCACTTTGGAATGGGCGTGATCCCATTCTGAAGGAGCGAGTATTCGGTGTGACGGGTAACGAAGGGAATCATGGGGAAGATGTAAAAGAGTACTATTTCTATTTAGATTCAACACCTACACATTCATACATGAAGTATCTGTACAAGTATCCACAGGCTGAATTTCCTTATGCCAGACTGATTGAGGAAAATCACCGGCGCCAACGTGGAGATGTGGAATATGAACTGATCGACACGGGTGTCTTCGATGAGAATCGCTACTTTGATGTCGTCGTGGAGTACGCAAAGACGACCCCGGAAGATCTGTTCGTTCGTATTCACGTGACGAACCGCGGGCCAGCTTCTGCTGAGTTGACACTGTTACCCACTCTCTGGTTCCGGAATACGTGGGCATGGGGGATCGATGCTCGCCGACCGAGAATGCGTGCGGGAAAGCCTGTCCAAGGTATGAGTGTCATTGAGTTCGATCATGAGTATTACGGTCAACGTCGCTTGTGGTGTGAAGGGACGCCTCCATTACTCTTCACTGAAAACGAAACGAATACTCGCCGTTTGTATGGCGATCAAGAAGGCTCTACCCATGTGAAAGACAGTTTTCATGACTACGTGATCCATGGTCAAAAGGATGCGATCAACCCTGAACAGATCGGGTCAAAAGCTGCTGCACACTACGTACTGACCTTGCCCCCCGGAGCATCGGAGATCATTCGTCTTCGCCTGACCGATCAGGATAACGCCGAAGGTTTTGAAACATCGACGTGTGATGGCCTCTTTACGCAGCGGATCCGGGAAGCCAACGAGTTTTATGACGAACTGGCGCCACCTGATCTTTCAGAAGATGCGCGGCGGGTGCAGCGGCAAGCATTTGCCGGATTACTGTGGAGTAAACAATTTTACCACTATGACCTAAGACGCTGGCTGCTCGGTGATCCTGGAATGCCGGATCCTCCTCAGGAACGGCTCCATGGGCGGAACTCCGACTGGGCCCATCTCTACAATGCTGACGTGATCTCAATGCCTGATAAATGGGAGTATCCGTGGTATGCGGCGTGGGATTTGGCATTCCATTGCATCCCCCTGGCCCTGGTCGATTCAACGTTCGCAAAGGAACAGCTACTTCTAATGCTCAGAGAATGGTACATGCACCCGAACGGCCAGATTCCGGCGTATGAATGGGCGTTCGGAGATGTCAACCCTCCGGTCCACGCCTGGGCCGCCTGGCGTGTCTACAAGATCGAGAAAAAGCGAAAAGGATTCGGAGATCGTGTCTTCCTCGAACGAGTGTTCCATAAGCTGTTATTGAACTTCACCTGGTGGGTCAATCGAAAAGATGCCGAAGGGAAAAACATTTTCCAAGGGGGATTTCTCGGACTCGATAACATTGGGGTCTTCGATCGTAGCGCACCCTTGCCAACCGGCGGGCATATCGAGCAATCGGATGCGACCAGTTGGATGGGGATGTACTGCCTCAATATGCTCTCGATCGCCCTGGAACTCGCGCGTGACAATCGAGCATACGAAGACGTGGCCAGCAAGTTCTTCGAGCATTTCGTGTATATCTGCCGAGCCATGAACAACATCGGCGGTGAAAACATCGAGCTGTGGAATAGAGAAGATGGATTTTTCTACGACGTACTGCACCTTCCGGACGGTCATACCTGTCCGCTCAAGGTCCGATCGCTCGTCGGGCTGATCCCGCTCTTTGCGGTCGAGACGTTGGACTCAGAGTTGATCGACAAACTCCCTCGATTTAAGCATCGCATGCAGTGGTTCATTGAAAACAGGCCAGATTTCAGCGCCCATGTCGAGACTCACTCGAAGGACGGAGAAGTGCGGAGGTTCTTGTCCTTAGTCAATCCCACACGACTCAAGTCGGTGTTGCGATACATGCTTGACGAAGAGGAGTTTCTCTCCCCCTATGGCATCCGGGCGCTCTCACGCTATCACAAGGACCATCCCTACGTGCTGTCCATCATGGGCAGCGACTATCGGGTGGACTATGAACCCGCTGAATCAAGCACGGGAGTTTTCGGTGGCAATTCGAACTGGCGGGGTCCCATTTGGTTTCCAGTCAACTATCTGCTGATCGAATCGCTCCAGAAGTTTCATTACTTTCTGGGTAACGAGTACAAAGTCGAGTGCCCAGTCCGATCCGGCCACTTAGTCCCTTTGAATGAGGTTGCTGCTGAGATTTCGCGACGATTGACACACATTTTCCTTCGTGACAACACCGGCCGACGTCCAGTCTATGGAAGCACCCGGAAATTCCAAGATGATCCATTCTGGCGAGATGCCATTCTCTTCTATGAATATTTCCATGGCGACAACGGCGCCGGTGTCGGAGCCAGCCATCAGACGGGATGGACGGGACTCGTGGCAAAGTTAATCCAGCAGTCGGGGGAGTAG
- a CDS encoding dephospho-CoA kinase: MMLIGLTGGVATGKSTVAKMFRQCGAVVIDADQLARDVVQPGKPAWRDIVHTFGTGILNPDRTINRPALGSLIFSHPRKRRELERIIHPRVAREQQRLTRQAARIDPDAVVIYDVPLLFEAGVDTRVDKIVVVTADQETQIARLNTRNNLSRSEALRRIRSQLPMNRKRLLADFVLDGTKDTRRLKQDVGKICKTLRAL, from the coding sequence ATGATGCTAATTGGACTCACCGGAGGCGTCGCCACCGGAAAGAGCACGGTCGCGAAAATGTTCAGGCAATGCGGCGCTGTCGTGATCGATGCCGATCAGTTGGCGCGAGATGTGGTCCAGCCAGGCAAACCGGCGTGGCGAGACATTGTTCATACCTTTGGTACAGGAATCCTTAATCCTGATCGTACGATCAACCGCCCAGCGCTCGGCTCGCTCATATTCAGTCATCCCAGGAAACGACGTGAGCTTGAGCGTATCATTCATCCTCGTGTGGCTCGTGAACAGCAACGACTGACGAGACAGGCAGCCAGAATCGATCCGGACGCCGTCGTGATCTATGACGTTCCCCTCCTATTTGAGGCAGGTGTCGACACACGTGTCGACAAGATCGTTGTCGTGACCGCCGATCAAGAAACCCAAATTGCCCGCCTCAACACACGAAACAACCTCTCACGATCCGAAGCCCTTCGACGGATTAGGAGCCAGCTACCGATGAATCGAAAGCGCCTGCTCGCAGACTTCGTTCTCGACGGAACAAAAGACACACGACGCCTCAAACAAGACGTGGGCAAGATTTGCAAAACTCTTCGAGCCCTGTAA